Proteins found in one Microcella daejeonensis genomic segment:
- a CDS encoding DUF1206 domain-containing protein, which yields MAAPEHPLRPAARAVQALGPDTPLDPAIETSAGTARAAHSSRVFTILARSGWAVTGLLHLLIGGLAIALAVGNRDVRADEVGAFDALASPPLGGVLLAAVTISLAGLGVWMIADALLNQGPMRRPTSAVSSAAQGLMYLGIATLPLILLLGGELQSGGVARRLSADLLGTATGTVVLVLVGAGIAVAGGYFVVKGLLRRFSWELRPLPPRRGRAVRIAGLIGYVARGIAFLLLAGLIIVETLQADADGLTGLDGAFSAVREVFLGPIILGIIGAGLIVYGLYGFARARLSRI from the coding sequence ATGGCCGCTCCCGAGCACCCGCTCCGCCCCGCGGCGCGTGCGGTGCAGGCGCTCGGACCCGACACCCCGCTCGACCCCGCCATCGAGACATCCGCCGGCACCGCGCGCGCCGCGCACTCCAGCCGCGTCTTCACGATCCTTGCCCGCTCCGGCTGGGCCGTCACCGGGCTGCTCCACCTCCTCATCGGCGGGCTCGCCATAGCCCTCGCGGTGGGCAATCGGGATGTCCGCGCCGACGAGGTGGGCGCCTTCGACGCCCTCGCATCCCCACCCCTCGGCGGAGTGCTGCTCGCCGCGGTCACGATCTCGCTCGCGGGCCTGGGGGTCTGGATGATCGCCGACGCCCTGCTCAACCAGGGCCCCATGCGCCGCCCCACCTCGGCGGTGTCCAGCGCCGCTCAGGGCCTCATGTACCTCGGCATCGCGACGCTCCCCCTCATCCTGCTGCTCGGCGGCGAGCTGCAGTCGGGCGGCGTGGCGCGCCGTCTGAGCGCCGACCTCCTCGGTACCGCGACCGGCACCGTCGTGCTCGTGCTGGTCGGCGCGGGCATCGCCGTCGCGGGCGGCTACTTCGTCGTCAAGGGCCTGCTGCGCCGGTTCTCGTGGGAGCTGCGCCCGCTGCCTCCCCGTCGCGGCCGCGCCGTGCGCATCGCCGGCCTCATCGGCTACGTCGCCCGAGGGATCGCCTTCCTGCTGCTCGCCGGCCTCATCATCGTCGAGACGCTCCAGGCCGACGCCGACGGTCTCACCGGGCTCGACGGGGCGTTCTCGGCCGTGCGCGAGGTGTTCCTCGGGCCGATCATCCTCGGGATCATCGGCGCCGGGCTCATCGTCTACGGGCTCTACGGCTTCGCCCGCGCCCGCCTCTCGCGTATATAG
- a CDS encoding DUF1206 domain-containing protein has product MADRGRASRASKSDRAEDAVKDLHEHPAFRAAARGGFAVNGLLHILIGALALAIVGGGGGDEADQGGALRSIAESPGGILVLVVLLIGLAALGLWLCLEAFLENRPRRKPDERWAKTALTLAKGLVYLALCVPVVTVLLGVSSESDEDVQEVSTFLLQTPGGIIVLIAGAVALLGIGGYFVVKGARRRFLDDIRLPRSPLDRAVTTLGIAGYTAKGVALAAVGGLLATAAISTDASEAGGIDDALRAIAALPFGQVLLAIVGGGLIAYGIYCFARARLATL; this is encoded by the coding sequence ATGGCAGACCGAGGCAGGGCATCCCGCGCGAGCAAGAGCGACCGCGCGGAGGACGCCGTCAAGGACCTGCACGAGCATCCCGCGTTCCGGGCCGCCGCCCGCGGCGGCTTCGCCGTCAACGGGCTCCTGCACATCCTCATCGGGGCCCTCGCCCTCGCGATCGTCGGCGGTGGAGGCGGCGACGAGGCCGACCAGGGCGGTGCGCTGCGCAGCATCGCCGAGAGCCCCGGCGGCATCCTCGTGCTGGTCGTGCTGCTCATCGGGCTCGCCGCCCTCGGGCTCTGGCTGTGCCTGGAGGCGTTCCTCGAGAACCGACCACGACGGAAGCCGGATGAGCGCTGGGCCAAGACCGCCCTCACCCTCGCCAAAGGACTCGTCTACCTCGCCCTCTGCGTGCCCGTCGTCACCGTGCTGCTCGGCGTCTCGAGCGAATCCGACGAGGACGTGCAGGAGGTCAGCACCTTCCTGCTGCAGACCCCCGGGGGCATCATCGTGCTCATCGCCGGCGCCGTCGCCCTGCTCGGCATCGGCGGGTACTTCGTCGTCAAGGGTGCGCGGCGTCGCTTCCTCGACGACATCCGCCTGCCGCGATCGCCCCTCGACCGGGCCGTCACCACGCTCGGCATCGCCGGCTACACGGCCAAGGGCGTCGCGCTCGCGGCGGTGGGCGGTCTGCTCGCCACCGCGGCGATCTCCACCGACGCGAGCGAGGCCGGCGGCATCGACGACGCGCTGCGCGCCATCGCGGCGCTGCCGTTCGGTCAGGTGCTGCTCGCGATCGTCGGCGGCGGGCTCATCGCCTACGGCATCTACTGCTTCGCCCGCGCGCGCCTCGCGACCCTCTAG
- a CDS encoding alanine racemase, whose protein sequence is MRDTPYLVVDVELLEQNLTDMAAHARRLGVALRPHAKTHKSPEIARRQLAHGAVGLTVATVGEAEVFAAHGVDDLFIAYPVWAVGPRASRLRALAERARVRVGVDSVEGVRLLAASGAAVTVAIEIDSGHARSGVAPAEAAGLARAALDAGLGVDGVFTFPGHSYAPDRRAAAAADEERALRTARDGMLAQGIPCPVVSGGSTPSVEHATPGVLTELRPGVYPLLDAQQWELGSAEPGRIALTARATVVSARGHRVIVDAGNKVLGADRLAFATGFGRLPAHPEARVVALSEHHATIEFPAGTDLPGLGDRLSLAPNHVCSAVNLAELLVAVHSEGREEEWPVAARGANT, encoded by the coding sequence CACCGACATGGCCGCGCACGCGCGCCGGCTGGGCGTCGCCCTGCGCCCGCACGCGAAGACGCACAAATCGCCCGAGATCGCCCGGCGTCAGCTCGCGCACGGCGCCGTCGGCCTCACCGTGGCCACCGTCGGCGAGGCCGAGGTCTTCGCCGCGCACGGCGTGGACGACCTCTTCATCGCCTACCCGGTCTGGGCCGTCGGGCCCCGGGCCTCGCGTCTGCGCGCCCTCGCCGAGCGCGCGCGGGTGCGGGTCGGCGTCGACTCGGTCGAGGGCGTGCGCCTGCTCGCCGCGAGCGGGGCGGCCGTGACGGTCGCCATCGAGATCGACAGCGGGCACGCGCGCAGCGGGGTCGCTCCGGCCGAGGCGGCGGGGCTGGCGCGGGCGGCGCTCGACGCCGGGCTCGGCGTGGACGGGGTGTTCACGTTCCCCGGGCACTCCTACGCTCCCGACCGCAGGGCGGCCGCGGCCGCCGACGAGGAGCGGGCGCTGCGCACCGCGCGCGACGGGATGCTCGCGCAGGGCATCCCGTGCCCCGTCGTCAGCGGGGGCTCGACGCCGAGCGTCGAGCACGCGACGCCCGGCGTGCTCACCGAGCTGCGCCCGGGCGTCTACCCGCTGCTCGACGCCCAGCAGTGGGAGCTCGGCTCCGCCGAGCCGGGCCGCATCGCCCTGACCGCCCGCGCCACGGTCGTGAGCGCGCGCGGCCACCGGGTCATCGTCGACGCGGGCAATAAGGTTCTCGGCGCCGACCGGCTCGCCTTCGCCACCGGATTCGGGCGGCTGCCGGCCCACCCCGAGGCGCGCGTCGTCGCGCTATCGGAGCACCACGCGACGATCGAGTTCCCCGCCGGAACGGATCTGCCGGGCCTCGGCGACCGGCTCTCCCTCGCGCCGAACCACGTCTGCTCGGCCGTCAACCTCGCCGAGCTGCTCGTCGCCGTGCACTCGGAGGGGCGCGAGGAGGAGTGGCCGGTGGCGGCCCGCGGGGCGAACACCTAG